CGCACCAGCTTGCCTTGGGGTTGTTGAATTTGGTAGTGTAAGCCCCTTAAAACGCCCTGTGCTGACCGGGAATGGTTGTCTTGGACAAAATTGATCTCCAGACCCGTTTTGTCGGCAAAGACGCGCTGATTGTAGCTTTCATAAAAAAAGCCTCGACTGTCTCCAAAGACTTGAGGCTCAACGATCAAAACATCCGGAATTTCGGTAGAAATAACTTTCATGCTGATGTTGTGTGTTCCTATTTGCGATCGCCCGCCGCCCCTACAACTGGGTCAGCAGCGAACGATCGACCCTCAACCATTAACGCACAGTTTCTAAACCTCTGGTCTTTTTGTCAAACCAATCGGTAAACAAACTCAGCACCGAACGTTTTCTCACCTTCACGTTAGCTGTAATCTCCATCCCCGATTGCAGGCGCAACTCCTTACCATTGACGACAAACTCTTGACGATCGATTTTAATCCGCGCCGGGAAAGCGTAATAGGGACGGACTTGAGTCGGGGGAAGCACATCCGAACCAATCCAAATCAATTCGCCGTTAATCGTGCCAAACTCCGAAGACGGGAAAGAAGAGACATTCACTTCCACAGGCATCCCTTCGCGCACAAACCCGATATCCTTATTTTGCAGGTAAACCTGAGCCACCAAATTTTCATTGGGGACAATCGATAATAAGGTATCCGTTGCTTGGGCGACATAGCCCGGTTTGCGAACTTGCAGGTTAAACACCACCCCATCAGCAGGCGCTTTGAGGTCGCGATAATCTTGAGCTTGTCTAGCTTTAACCAGTTGCGCGTCTAACTCGGCTAGGCGTTTTTCATTATCCAAGCGAGAACGGCTCAGTTGCGTATCAATTTCAGCGATCCGCTTTTGGTTATCCGCAATTCGCGATAAGACATCCTTGGCTGAAATGGCTCTGGTATTGGCCACCTCTTCTTGAGCTTTCGCCATTTCCACGCGGATGCGCTGCGCCTCTAACTGCAAGCGACCTAGTTCTGCTTCCCGCGACATCACCTCATCTTGGCGGCTGAGAACCTCTTGCTCTTGGCGGTCCATTTGCAGTTGAGATAAGGCCCCCTCCGTCACCAAGGGAGTGATCCGGTCTAAAATGCCTTTATTTAAAGCTAAAGTCCGCTCGGAGGTGCCGAGGCGTTCCGTGGTAGCGCTAATTTGGTCTTCAACCTGCCGTAATTGTTTGTCGAGTTCCGAGATTTTCAACTGGGCGGCCTGCACGCGGGTATTATATTCATCCCGCGCGGCATCTAACAGCCGCCGTTGGTTCTCCGCAAAGGCTCCGGAGGGAGTAGCGCTAGCTGAAAAGCCGTTTAACTGGGCGTTGTAAAATTCGTTCTCGGCCAGTAAGGTATCTTTGAGACGAACTAGCGCCGCTAGGTCTGAAGGATTAGACGCCACTCCATCGACTTGCTCGCCGTAGAATTGGCTTTCTTTTTCATACACTTCCCGCAGGCGGGTTAAGGAGTCCACATCCGCATCCGAGCTGGTGGGGTCAAAGGTAACGAGCAAATCGCCTTGTTTAACGGTTTCGCCATCTTTAACGTGAATGGCTTCCACCACTCCCGATGTGGGGGTTTTAATTTCAACGACCGATCCTTCTGGCTCTAATTTACCAACAGCAGGAACGGCCTGTTCAATTTGAGCCACCGCCGCCCAAACTAATGCTGAAGTTGTTACCCCCATAATTAGCCAAACGAGAATTTGCGACCAAATCACCGGTCTTTCTAAAAGAACGGGTTGCTCGAAATACGTTTCGGAATATTGTTCTGCTCTCGCTCTCATGTGTCACGGGTCCTTTAGCGTTAGTGTCGTTTGCTGATGACGGTTTAGAGTTGAGATTCCTGCTGTTGAAACAGGCAGTAGTAGCGCCCTTTAAGAGCCATGAGTTCGTCGTGTTTTCCTTGTTCGACGACTGACCCTTGATCCATCATGATAATCATGTCGGCATTTTTGACGGTGGTTAGGCGGTGAGTAATGAAAAATACGGTTCGCCCTACGAAAGCGGCTGCAAGGTTCTGGCAGACTTGACGTTCGGAGTCATAGTCTAAGGCGCTGGTGGCTTCGTCCAAAATTAGGAGTCGAGGATTTTGGAGGACGGTGCGCGCGATCGCAATCCGCTGTCTTTGTCCCCCCGATAGCGATGAACCGCGTTCTCCAACCACGGTGTTATACCCATTCGGCAGCGACATGATGAAGTCATGGGCCACTGCTATTTTAGCGGCCTGAATTATCTCTTCGGTGCTAGCTTCTGGTTTGGTCAGGGCAATATTTTCTTGAACGCTACCGTTAAACAGTAGCGTATCTTGGAGAACTACCCCAATCTGACGGCGCAGGGAGTAAAGTTCTACTTTACTGATATCGTAACCATCAACTTGAATTCGTCCAGAAGTTGGTTCGTACAAGCGTTCCAAGAGTTTCATTAAGGTACTCTTACCGGAACCACTTTGACCGACAATCCCCACAAAGCTGCCTTGGGGAAACTCTA
The genomic region above belongs to Desertifilum tharense IPPAS B-1220 and contains:
- a CDS encoding HlyD family efflux transporter periplasmic adaptor subunit, producing MRARAEQYSETYFEQPVLLERPVIWSQILVWLIMGVTTSALVWAAVAQIEQAVPAVGKLEPEGSVVEIKTPTSGVVEAIHVKDGETVKQGDLLVTFDPTSSDADVDSLTRLREVYEKESQFYGEQVDGVASNPSDLAALVRLKDTLLAENEFYNAQLNGFSASATPSGAFAENQRRLLDAARDEYNTRVQAAQLKISELDKQLRQVEDQISATTERLGTSERTLALNKGILDRITPLVTEGALSQLQMDRQEQEVLSRQDEVMSREAELGRLQLEAQRIRVEMAKAQEEVANTRAISAKDVLSRIADNQKRIAEIDTQLSRSRLDNEKRLAELDAQLVKARQAQDYRDLKAPADGVVFNLQVRKPGYVAQATDTLLSIVPNENLVAQVYLQNKDIGFVREGMPVEVNVSSFPSSEFGTINGELIWIGSDVLPPTQVRPYYAFPARIKIDRQEFVVNGKELRLQSGMEITANVKVRKRSVLSLFTDWFDKKTRGLETVR